A genomic window from Gossypium hirsutum isolate 1008001.06 chromosome D10, Gossypium_hirsutum_v2.1, whole genome shotgun sequence includes:
- the LOC121222336 gene encoding histone H4 has product MSGRGKGGKGLGKGGAKRHRKVLRDNIQGITKPAIRRLARRGGVKRISGLIYEETRGVLKIFLENVIRDAVTYTEHARRKTVTAMDVVYALKRQGRTLYGFGG; this is encoded by the coding sequence ATGTCAGGTCGTGGGAAAGGAGGCAAAGGATTGGGAAAGGGAGGTGCGAAGAGACACAGGAAAGTACTAAGAGACAACATTCAAGGGATCACGAAGCCGGCCATTCGGAGGTTGGCTCGAAGAGGTGGAGTGAAGAGGATTAGCGGTCTCATTTACGAGGAAACGCGTGGCGTTCTCAAGATTTTCCTTGAAAATGTGATCCGCGATGCGGTCACTTACACTGAGCACGCTAGGAGGAAGACGGTTACTGCAATGGATGTAGTTTATGCTCTGAAAAGACAAGGCCGAACTCTTTACGGCTTTGGAGGCTAA
- the LOC121203606 gene encoding uncharacterized protein yields MTAQVSSSLVRVLSGHMEEQHAGKSDILITKDLLGNLSNAKPTTPKAIDLEFKGGRVEAQKCSSSTSSSPSASASSPKSPLSAKGSASPDGKSFKTPLSNFLQDSKLQDLNFPPINLFDEMTTTSLDLKLQSCSTPSPYQSVCTLDKVKHALERAEKGGNMKKRSSSPPPPPSSPPATSSSSTPRMFAAACPGCLLYVIASNTNPRCPRCNSFVPSSLPMKKPRIDLNASF; encoded by the exons ATGACAGCACAAGTGAGCAGTTCATTGGTAAGGGTATTGAGTGGTCACATGGAAGAGCAGCATGCTGGGAAGTCTGATATCTTGATTACAAAAGATTTGCTGGGAAATTTGTCAAATGCTAAACCAACAACACCCAAAGCTATAGATCTTGAATTTAAG GGTGGGAGAGTAGAGGCACAAAAGTGCAgctcatcaacatcatcatcaccatcagcATCGGCGTCATCACCAAAGTCACCATTATCAGCAAAAGGATCGGCTTCTCCAGATGGGAAATCGTTCAAGACTCCATTGTCGAATTTCCTACAAGATTCCAAGCTCCAAGACTTGAACTTCCCACCAATCAACCTGTTTGATGAAATGACAACAACTTCCCTCGATTTAAAGCTCCAGTCTTGTTCAACCCCAAGCCCTTACCAAAGTGTTTGTACCCTCGACAAGGTTAAACACGCCCTGGAAAGAGCAGAAAAAGGAGGAAACATGAAGAAGCGTTCATCGTCACCACCACCGCCACCGTCATCGCCGCCTGCAACGTCGTCTTCATCAACACCAAGAATGTTTGCAGCTGCATGCCCTGGTTGCTTATTATATGTCATAGCTTCAAATACAAATCCCAGGTGCCCTCGCTGCAATTCTTTTGTTCCATCTTCCCTGCCTATGAAGAAGCCTAGGATTGACCTCAATGCATCATTTTAA
- the LOC107913818 gene encoding uncharacterized protein encodes MVLDGIVSSPLRRSASTRRQSSRDEFGSWSTLVERHRFLLTALGLLAFLCTIYLYFAVTLGATDTCSGLKGTEKATCNLQHVSSTLSHGKLKFL; translated from the coding sequence ATGGTTCTGGACGGAATTGTATCATCTCCCCTTCGAAGGTCAGCATCAACGAGGAGGCAATCCTCGAGAGATGAATTCGGTAGCTGGTCAACACTTGTTGAGAGGCATAGGTTCCTCTTAACAGCATTGGGATTGTTGGCATTCCTCTGTACTATCTACCTTTATTTTGCTGTTACTTTAGGAGCCACGGATACATGTTCTGGGTTGAAAGGAACAGAGAAAGCAACATGTAATCTGCAGCATGTAAGCTCCACTCTCTCCCATGGGAAACTCAAATTCCTGTGA